A single window of Sandaracinaceae bacterium DNA harbors:
- a CDS encoding NADPH-dependent 2,4-dienoyl-CoA reductase has product MSQPFPHLLSPLDLGFTTLRNRVVMGSMHTGLEDRFWNYPKLAAYFAERAKGGVGLMVTGGLSVNRRAWFYPGSGVVNQPGDVLPHQLVTRAVHEHGGKIALQLIHTGRYAHHPWSVSASAKKSPINPFKPKAMSEAQILSTIDDFARSAAIAKRAGYDGVEIMGSEGYLLNQFACRRVNERKDRWGGDIHGRMRFPVEIVRAVRREVGPNFIVMYRLSIMDLVEGGNTYDEVETMAMALQEAGITLLSTGIGWHEARVPTIVTSVPRGAFREVTGRLKRALTVPVIASNRINTPEVAESILADGDADMVSMARPLLADPYFVMKAAAGKPEAINTCIACNQACLDHTFSLKRATCMVNPRAARESELLYPRATTPRRIAVVGAGMAGLSAATVAADRGHHVTLFEAASAIGGQFRMAAAVPGKEEFRETLRYYQHEVERTGVTLRLDTRPSQQELSGFDDVIVATGVVPRVPSIPGIEHPKVLRYTDVLRDKKPVGKRVAVIGSGGIGVDVCEYLLQDPDMSLEAWCAEWGVDPSGDSPAACARPVEKPRRTITMLQRSEGLKKMGSGPGRTTGWVHKIALQRGGVRMLDGVTYERIDDLGLHIRRGGKAELLEVDHIILCAGQVSVRDLVPEGAGKRGKRERGGVHAIGGADLAAELDAKRAIAQGAELAARL; this is encoded by the coding sequence ATGTCCCAGCCCTTCCCGCACCTGCTCTCGCCTCTGGATCTCGGCTTCACCACGCTGCGCAACCGCGTGGTCATGGGCTCCATGCACACCGGCCTCGAGGACCGCTTCTGGAACTACCCGAAGCTCGCAGCGTACTTCGCAGAGCGCGCCAAGGGGGGCGTAGGGCTCATGGTCACCGGCGGGCTCAGCGTGAACCGCCGCGCCTGGTTCTACCCGGGCTCCGGAGTCGTGAACCAGCCCGGCGACGTGCTGCCGCACCAGCTGGTCACGCGCGCAGTGCATGAGCACGGCGGCAAGATCGCGCTCCAGCTCATCCACACGGGCCGCTACGCGCACCACCCGTGGTCGGTGTCGGCCAGCGCCAAGAAGTCGCCCATCAACCCGTTCAAGCCGAAGGCCATGAGCGAGGCGCAGATCCTCTCCACCATCGACGACTTCGCGCGCAGCGCGGCCATCGCCAAGCGCGCGGGCTACGACGGCGTGGAGATCATGGGCAGCGAGGGCTACCTGCTGAACCAGTTCGCGTGCCGCCGCGTGAACGAGCGCAAGGACCGCTGGGGCGGCGACATCCACGGGCGCATGCGCTTTCCCGTCGAGATCGTGCGCGCAGTCCGTCGCGAGGTGGGCCCCAACTTCATCGTGATGTACCGCCTGTCCATCATGGACCTGGTCGAAGGTGGCAACACCTACGACGAGGTGGAGACCATGGCGATGGCGCTGCAGGAAGCCGGCATCACGCTGCTGAGCACCGGCATCGGCTGGCACGAGGCGCGCGTGCCCACCATCGTCACGTCCGTGCCCCGCGGCGCGTTCCGTGAGGTCACGGGCCGGCTCAAGCGCGCGCTGACGGTGCCCGTGATCGCGTCCAACCGCATCAACACGCCCGAGGTGGCCGAGTCCATCTTGGCCGATGGCGACGCGGACATGGTGTCCATGGCGCGCCCGCTGCTGGCCGACCCGTACTTCGTGATGAAGGCGGCGGCTGGCAAGCCCGAGGCCATCAACACCTGCATCGCCTGCAACCAGGCGTGCTTGGACCACACGTTCTCGTTGAAGCGCGCCACCTGCATGGTGAACCCACGGGCCGCACGTGAGAGCGAGCTGCTCTACCCGCGGGCCACCACACCCCGCCGCATCGCCGTGGTGGGCGCCGGCATGGCGGGCCTCTCGGCAGCGACCGTCGCCGCCGATCGCGGGCACCACGTGACCCTGTTCGAAGCGGCCAGCGCCATCGGCGGGCAGTTCCGCATGGCCGCCGCCGTGCCGGGCAAGGAAGAGTTTCGCGAGACGCTGCGCTACTACCAACACGAGGTGGAGCGCACCGGCGTCACGCTGCGCCTCGACACGCGCCCGAGCCAGCAGGAGCTCAGCGGCTTCGATGACGTCATCGTGGCGACCGGCGTGGTGCCGCGCGTGCCCAGCATCCCCGGCATCGAGCACCCGAAGGTGCTGCGCTACACCGACGTGCTGCGCGACAAGAAGCCGGTGGGAAAGCGCGTGGCGGTGATCGGCTCGGGCGGCATCGGCGTGGACGTGTGCGAGTACCTGCTGCAGGACCCGGACATGAGCCTCGAGGCCTGGTGCGCCGAGTGGGGCGTGGACCCGAGCGGCGACTCCCCGGCGGCCTGCGCGAGGCCCGTGGAGAAGCCGCGCCGCACCATCACCATGCTGCAGCGCAGCGAGGGCCTGAAGAAAATGGGCTCCGGCCCCGGCCGCACCACCGGCTGGGTGCACAAGATCGCGCTCCAGCGCGGCGGCGTGCGCATGCTCGACGGCGTGACCTACGAGCGCATCGACGACCTGGGCCTGCACATTCGGCGCGGGGGCAAGGCCGAGCTGCTCGAGGTGGACCACATCATCCTGTGCGCCGGGCAGGTGTCCGTGCGCGACCTGGTGCCCGAGGGCGCTGGCAAGCGCGGCAAGCGCGAGCGGGGCGGCGTGCACGCGATCGGCGGCGCGGACCTGGCCGCGGAGCTGGACGCGAAGCGGGCCATCGCGCAAGGCGCCGAGCTGGCCGCGCGGCTGTGA
- a CDS encoding TetR/AcrR family transcriptional regulator, whose product MPPKTSQRYHHGDLRPTLLREAQAMVREAGLDGLSLRQLGLRAGVSASALYHHFDNKNALLCALAEEGFTSLDQVLQHAAKDASGSARDQTLRFVRAYVGYAAAHPEIYDLMFGRSIWKAGDPTESLRALAFETFRRYVDYVSAMDPHVGRGKPGLRRAQARWATVHGLCRLVIDGVYADGADLAGMTAATADLLVGATD is encoded by the coding sequence ATGCCCCCCAAGACGTCCCAGCGCTACCACCACGGAGACCTGCGCCCCACGCTGCTGCGCGAGGCCCAGGCCATGGTGCGCGAGGCGGGCCTCGACGGTCTCTCGCTCCGGCAGCTGGGGCTGCGCGCCGGAGTCAGCGCGTCGGCGCTCTACCACCACTTCGACAACAAGAACGCGCTGCTCTGCGCGCTGGCCGAGGAGGGCTTCACCAGCCTGGACCAGGTGCTGCAGCACGCGGCGAAGGATGCGTCGGGCAGCGCGCGCGACCAGACGCTGCGCTTCGTGCGCGCGTACGTGGGCTACGCGGCGGCCCACCCCGAGATCTACGACCTCATGTTCGGGCGCAGCATCTGGAAGGCGGGCGACCCGACCGAGAGCTTGCGCGCACTCGCGTTCGAGACCTTTCGCCGCTACGTGGACTACGTGAGCGCCATGGACCCGCACGTCGGCCGCGGGAAGCCCGGTCTGCGGCGCGCGCAGGCTCGCTGGGCCACGGTGCACGGCCTCTGCCGCTTGGTCATCGATGGCGTCTACGCCGACGGCGCGGACCTTGCTGGAATGACGGCGGCTACAGCGGACCTGTTGGTGGGCGCGACGGACTGA
- a CDS encoding Rpn family recombination-promoting nuclease/putative transposase: protein MGEHDTLFKRVFSVPEYAAAELASVLPRTLVSAVDLSQLVLVNGSFVDETMQHRHADLLFRAPRRRSRSRGARKGRRRGGQAKMVYFYFLFEHLSRTDALAAFRLLQYMERIWAQLLREDPTLETLPLIVPLVVHHGAGGWRGPRSLHEMIEGVDEFPALRPFVPNLELLIDDLALHTDGELQQRPMPPVPKLATWLLRDGRDVRELLRHVPAWGADLEHVARAQPGELVALLGYILLVAGVESLQAVRDTIVLHAPSTEASMISIADHLIEQGRELGDLNALRRVLRLQLTSRFGPLSAEFETRLNAADSERLELAVSRVLTAAHPADVLPSD, encoded by the coding sequence ATGGGTGAGCACGACACCCTGTTCAAGCGCGTGTTCAGCGTGCCGGAGTACGCGGCGGCCGAGCTGGCGAGCGTGCTGCCTCGCACGCTCGTGAGTGCGGTGGACCTGAGTCAGCTCGTCCTGGTGAACGGCTCGTTCGTGGACGAGACGATGCAGCACCGCCATGCGGACCTGCTTTTCCGCGCGCCCCGGCGCCGGAGCCGGAGTCGGGGCGCGCGGAAGGGACGGCGGCGCGGGGGGCAGGCGAAGATGGTCTACTTCTACTTCCTGTTCGAGCACCTGAGCCGGACGGACGCACTGGCAGCGTTTCGGCTGCTGCAATACATGGAGCGGATCTGGGCGCAGCTTCTGCGTGAGGATCCCACGCTGGAGACGTTGCCGCTGATCGTGCCGCTGGTGGTGCACCACGGGGCGGGCGGGTGGCGGGGGCCGCGGAGCCTGCATGAGATGATCGAGGGTGTCGACGAGTTCCCGGCGCTCCGGCCGTTTGTGCCGAACCTGGAGTTGCTGATCGACGACCTGGCGCTGCACACGGACGGTGAGCTTCAGCAGCGCCCGATGCCGCCCGTGCCCAAGCTGGCGACGTGGCTGCTGCGCGATGGCCGCGACGTTCGGGAGCTGCTGCGGCACGTGCCCGCGTGGGGAGCCGACCTGGAGCACGTCGCACGCGCGCAGCCAGGTGAACTTGTTGCGCTGCTGGGCTACATTCTTTTGGTGGCGGGCGTTGAGTCCTTGCAGGCCGTCCGCGACACAATCGTCCTCCATGCTCCCTCCACAGAGGCTTCCATGATCTCTATTGCCGACCACCTCATCGAACAAGGGCGCGAGCTGGGCGACCTGAATGCGTTACGCAGGGTGCTTCGGCTGCAGCTCACTAGCCGCTTCGGGCCGTTGTCGGCGGAGTTCGAGACGCGGCTCAACGCGGCGGACTCCGAGCGGCTGGAGTTGGCCGTGTCGCGCGTGCTCACTGCGGCACACCCCGCCGACGTGCTGCCTTCGGACTGA
- a CDS encoding helix-turn-helix transcriptional regulator — translation MPRRQGTRSHTSDEAERELRALGAAIRRERDRRGWTLEAMSEATGLDPAYLARVESGRINITFRSLHRIGAGLGMTTSSLFAGVG, via the coding sequence GTGCCGCGTCGTCAAGGAACTCGATCCCACACCTCCGACGAAGCGGAGAGGGAACTGCGTGCCCTCGGCGCGGCGATCCGACGTGAGCGTGATCGACGCGGGTGGACGCTTGAGGCGATGTCGGAAGCCACAGGGCTCGATCCCGCGTACCTGGCACGGGTCGAGAGCGGGAGGATCAACATCACGTTCCGATCGCTGCACCGGATCGGCGCAGGTCTCGGCATGACGACCAGCTCGCTATTCGCAGGCGTGGGGTGA